One part of the Lentimicrobium sp. L6 genome encodes these proteins:
- the yaaA gene encoding peroxide stress protein YaaA, whose translation MLFIISPAKTLDYESPISVQGQSNIPFLKESKQLVKVLKKYKADDIAKLMGVSSKIAYLNYDRFAQWKAPFIKGESRQALYAFKGEVYNGLDAYSLSQEDADYAQEHMRMLSGLYGLLRPYDMILPYRLEMGTKLHTEKFRNLYEFWGDKITKNIQKAIEESGTSVLVNLASNEYFKSVNTSKIKSPIITPIFKEAKGDSYKVIAIFAKKARGLMSRYIIENKIQNPEELKHFDKEGYFFNAELSTETELTFTRG comes from the coding sequence ATGTTATTTATTATTTCTCCTGCAAAAACATTAGACTATGAAAGCCCTATTTCAGTTCAAGGCCAATCAAATATCCCTTTCCTAAAAGAAAGCAAGCAATTGGTCAAAGTTTTAAAGAAATATAAAGCTGATGATATTGCTAAACTAATGGGCGTAAGCTCAAAAATTGCTTATTTAAACTACGATCGATTTGCGCAATGGAAAGCTCCTTTTATAAAGGGAGAATCGAGACAGGCACTTTATGCATTTAAAGGAGAAGTCTATAATGGGCTAGATGCCTATTCTCTTAGCCAAGAAGATGCCGATTATGCCCAAGAACACATGAGGATGCTGTCTGGCTTATATGGACTTTTGAGGCCTTATGATATGATTCTACCCTATCGACTTGAAATGGGAACCAAACTTCATACTGAAAAGTTTAGAAATCTATATGAGTTTTGGGGAGATAAAATCACCAAGAATATACAAAAAGCAATAGAAGAGAGTGGAACAAGTGTTTTGGTGAATTTAGCTTCGAATGAGTATTTCAAATCAGTTAATACCTCGAAAATTAAAAGCCCTATCATTACTCCGATTTTTAAAGAAGCCAAAGGTGATTCTTATAAAGTGATTGCAATATTTGCTAAAAAAGCCAGAGGATTAATGAGCCGCTATATCATCGAGAACAAAATACAAAACCCTGAAGAATTAAAACACTTCGACAAAGAAGGCTATTTCTTTAATGCAGAGCTGAGTACCGAAACCGAACTAACATTTACAAGAGGATGA